A window of the Rhizobium brockwellii genome harbors these coding sequences:
- a CDS encoding winged helix-turn-helix transcriptional regulator, with protein MSGAVVSLKNRVPGARREIDLAGLDFGNCPVRDMMQQIGGKWSTLLLEVLADRPYRFGELRRMIPDISQRMLTQTLRDLQRDGYIDREVFPTKPPSVEYSMTELGRSLYKPLSQLLNWAEANHDAVRAARSHFDSTDK; from the coding sequence ATGAGCGGTGCGGTCGTCAGTCTGAAGAACAGAGTGCCGGGGGCGCGGCGCGAGATCGATCTCGCCGGCCTCGATTTCGGCAATTGCCCGGTCAGGGACATGATGCAGCAGATCGGCGGCAAATGGTCGACGCTGCTACTCGAGGTGCTGGCGGATCGGCCTTATCGCTTTGGCGAGCTGCGGCGGATGATCCCCGATATTTCGCAGCGTATGCTGACGCAGACGCTGCGCGACCTGCAAAGGGATGGTTATATCGACCGCGAGGTATTCCCGACCAAGCCGCCGAGCGTCGAATATTCGATGACCGAACTTGGACGTTCGCTCTACAAGCCGCTGTCGCAGCTTCTGAACTGGGCGGAAGCGAACCATGATGCCGTTCGCGCCGCCCGTTCGCATTTTGATTCCACCGACAAATAG
- a CDS encoding SDR family oxidoreductase has product MSEIILVTGAAGQLGQRVIHHLIETYKVAPGNIVAATRSPEKLSELEKKGVVTRRADFDDAAGLEKAFAGVDRLLIISTDALDTPGKRLAQHKGAVAAAVKAGVKHIAYTSMPAPDDSLVTFAPDHLGSENAIKASGIAHTIIRDAWYHDNYLHGMPHNLQGGKWYSATGDGKISTISRDDCALAIAAALASGTSESATYTLTGAQSLNNRQIAAIVSDVAGKPLEVIDVNDEQLGQGMRGAGLPGFVADMLVSADANTRAGKFDIVTEDFTKLTGKQPQPLKDFFAEHKAALTA; this is encoded by the coding sequence ATGAGCGAAATCATCCTGGTCACCGGCGCTGCGGGGCAGCTCGGCCAACGTGTCATCCATCACCTCATCGAGACCTACAAGGTCGCCCCCGGCAACATCGTCGCGGCGACGCGCAGCCCGGAAAAGCTCTCCGAACTCGAAAAGAAGGGTGTCGTCACCCGCAGGGCCGATTTCGATGACGCGGCAGGCCTGGAGAAGGCTTTCGCCGGCGTCGACCGGCTGCTGATCATCAGCACCGATGCGCTGGACACTCCCGGCAAGCGCCTCGCCCAGCACAAGGGCGCCGTTGCAGCGGCCGTCAAGGCTGGCGTCAAGCACATCGCCTACACCTCGATGCCGGCGCCGGACGATTCGCTTGTCACCTTCGCGCCCGATCATCTCGGCAGCGAAAACGCCATCAAGGCAAGCGGCATCGCCCATACGATCATCCGCGACGCCTGGTATCACGACAATTACCTGCACGGCATGCCGCACAACCTGCAGGGCGGCAAGTGGTATAGCGCCACGGGCGACGGCAAGATCTCGACCATCTCGCGTGACGACTGCGCCCTGGCGATTGCCGCAGCCCTTGCCTCCGGCACCTCGGAGAGCGCCACCTATACGCTGACCGGCGCGCAGTCGCTGAACAACCGGCAGATCGCCGCCATCGTCTCCGATGTCGCCGGCAAGCCGTTAGAGGTGATCGACGTCAATGATGAGCAGCTCGGCCAGGGCATGCGCGGCGCCGGCCTTCCCGGTTTCGTCGCCGACATGCTGGTTTCGGCCGACGCCAACACCCGCGCCGGCAAATTCGACATCGTCACCGAAGACTTCACCAAGCTGACCGGCAAACAGCCGCAGCCGCTGAAGGATTTCTTCGCGGAGCACAAGGCGGCGCTGACCGCCTGA
- a CDS encoding WG repeat-containing protein, which produces MERCGGVYALCGYIDRATLEPRIDRKFEVGLPFSEGLAAVRSEGKFGYINSSGNMVIAPAFDLARAFRKGHAEVVLGDKAGIIDRAGKLVLAPNYARAIPFGAEAALVRPGKAIASDSFGMLRFTIGELVVERGDLRYLLIDLPSGKILKDKLAIKEFEFGTFVWAAQPGDKRYGLLAPDGTWKIEPRFETVGKLHGGRAIVCYGRPAGQKDQSAQHGLADATQCGVIDRDGQTILAPQQFRIHGYRNGFYRVTEDQKAGLLDEAGRLLGGRLFDDARLPDYSGEVAKILVDGQWIGLNRAGDLVPNPEDGKALVACPSGIKFMHSGNRIQVVGADEKPTVSYLFDDTHMTCEFPVSVRYNGKWGFLKQDGKLLVDPPSFQSQFGFSGGYASVKVDGKWGILDSSGVLALAPQFDEMQPDSGAYAVSKDARKFWIDASGREVAEPRRLEDRQSKLRCEPDGGQRVSRNSNGTLLWGIADAAGNIVVEPRYRAITCFRDGLAWVPFDERREWCAIDRNERKRENGACVKNWPDSNVADARTETMSDDPYESGVLWMRAELEYGLDLREKPPRFVSQF; this is translated from the coding sequence GTGGAAAGGTGCGGCGGCGTCTACGCTCTTTGCGGCTATATCGACAGAGCGACGTTAGAACCACGGATCGATCGCAAGTTCGAAGTTGGACTTCCTTTCTCGGAGGGGCTGGCCGCCGTGCGCTCCGAGGGGAAATTCGGCTATATCAATTCGAGTGGCAATATGGTGATCGCGCCTGCGTTCGACCTTGCCCGTGCATTTCGCAAAGGCCATGCCGAGGTGGTGCTCGGTGACAAGGCAGGAATCATCGACAGGGCGGGAAAGCTCGTATTGGCGCCGAACTACGCGCGTGCCATCCCATTCGGAGCCGAGGCGGCCCTCGTTCGTCCTGGCAAAGCGATCGCGTCGGATTCCTTTGGCATGTTACGCTTCACGATCGGTGAATTGGTCGTGGAGAGGGGCGATCTGCGCTATCTGCTCATTGATCTGCCTTCGGGAAAGATCCTGAAGGATAAGCTGGCCATTAAAGAATTCGAATTCGGCACTTTCGTCTGGGCCGCTCAACCGGGAGATAAACGATACGGATTGCTTGCTCCCGACGGAACCTGGAAGATCGAGCCTCGCTTCGAAACAGTCGGTAAACTCCATGGAGGAAGAGCAATTGTCTGTTATGGTCGGCCGGCCGGACAAAAAGATCAGTCCGCCCAACATGGCCTGGCCGACGCCACCCAATGCGGCGTGATCGACCGTGACGGTCAAACTATTCTCGCCCCACAGCAGTTTAGGATTCATGGGTATCGAAACGGTTTTTACCGTGTGACCGAAGACCAGAAAGCCGGCCTCCTTGACGAGGCGGGACGGTTGCTTGGCGGGCGTTTGTTTGACGATGCGAGATTGCCCGATTATTCCGGTGAGGTGGCCAAGATATTGGTCGACGGCCAGTGGATCGGGCTCAACCGTGCCGGGGATCTGGTGCCCAACCCGGAGGATGGGAAGGCGCTGGTTGCATGTCCTTCGGGTATCAAATTCATGCACAGCGGCAACCGTATTCAGGTCGTCGGAGCGGACGAAAAGCCGACGGTTTCGTATCTCTTTGACGACACGCACATGACTTGCGAATTCCCCGTATCGGTTCGGTACAATGGAAAATGGGGATTTCTAAAGCAGGACGGCAAACTGCTTGTCGATCCGCCGTCATTTCAGAGCCAATTTGGTTTCAGCGGTGGCTATGCCAGCGTCAAAGTTGACGGCAAGTGGGGAATACTGGACAGCAGCGGCGTACTGGCCCTCGCTCCCCAGTTCGATGAGATGCAGCCCGATTCCGGCGCCTATGCGGTATCGAAGGATGCGCGGAAGTTTTGGATCGACGCATCAGGACGTGAAGTCGCCGAGCCGCGCCGCCTGGAGGATCGGCAATCAAAGTTGCGTTGCGAACCAGACGGCGGACAGCGCGTCTCCAGGAATTCGAACGGAACCTTGCTTTGGGGCATCGCGGATGCCGCCGGGAATATCGTCGTCGAGCCGAGATATCGCGCCATCACCTGTTTCCGGGATGGTCTCGCATGGGTTCCGTTCGACGAGAGACGAGAATGGTGTGCGATCGACCGGAACGAGCGGAAACGCGAGAACGGCGCGTGCGTCAAGAACTGGCCTGACAGCAATGTCGCCGACGCGCGAACTGAGACAATGTCTGACGATCCCTATGAAAGCGGTGTTCTCTGGATGCGGGCCGAGCTTGAATACGGGCTGGACCTTAGGGAAAAACCGCCTCGCTTCGTCTCGCAATTCTAA
- a CDS encoding pyridoxine 5'-phosphate synthase: protein MPAKLSVNLNAVAMLRNRRDLPWPSVEALGRIALKSGASGLTVHPRPDQRHIRFSDLPVIRNLIDDEFPKAEFNIEGYPTEEFFELCAGAAPEQVTLVPDDPAQATSDHGWDFRKHQAFLTDAVARLKTMGCRVSLFADGDGDTQAVEIAKAVGADRIELYTGPYGGCFDAPERAGPILEALGRTADAALAIGLAVNAGHDLTVENLPDLVKRIPALAEVSIGHGLTADALEYGMAETVRRFCRACGQVV, encoded by the coding sequence ATGCCCGCCAAGCTCTCTGTGAACCTCAACGCCGTCGCCATGCTGCGCAACCGGCGCGACCTGCCCTGGCCGAGCGTCGAAGCGCTTGGGCGTATCGCGCTGAAATCTGGAGCGAGCGGGCTGACGGTGCATCCGCGCCCCGACCAGCGGCACATCCGCTTTTCCGACCTGCCTGTGATCCGCAACCTGATCGACGACGAATTCCCCAAGGCCGAGTTCAATATCGAGGGCTATCCGACCGAAGAATTCTTCGAACTCTGCGCCGGGGCTGCACCCGAGCAGGTGACGCTGGTGCCTGACGATCCCGCCCAGGCGACCTCCGATCACGGCTGGGATTTCCGCAAGCACCAGGCGTTCCTGACCGATGCCGTCGCGCGGCTGAAGACGATGGGGTGCCGGGTGTCGCTGTTTGCCGACGGTGACGGGGACACACAGGCGGTTGAGATCGCCAAGGCGGTCGGCGCCGATCGGATCGAACTCTATACCGGCCCCTATGGCGGTTGCTTCGATGCGCCGGAGCGGGCAGGCCCGATCCTTGAAGCGCTTGGACGGACGGCGGATGCAGCCCTTGCAATCGGCCTTGCCGTCAATGCCGGTCACGATCTGACGGTCGAAAACCTGCCTGATCTGGTGAAGCGCATTCCCGCTCTTGCCGAGGTTTCGATCGGCCATGGGCTGACCGCCGATGCGCTGGAATACGGCATGGCGGAAACGGTGCGGCGCTTCTGCCGGGCCTGTGGTCAGGTGGTTTGA
- a CDS encoding MerR family transcriptional regulator, which produces MPDGSKRLFATAGIASEARSKYRFLPSAALPPDLPDGPVPIADMANAFGVTHRTLHFYEEKGLISANRIGLMRVYGQDDVMRMAVITVCRDTGMPIAVIQELMGELRNADSQEAAEAMFREALEVRKRELTAEMSTLHRQLQQVGDLLDYDGSIEEAPLNDNQDSASLTPQERRCLELMAEGYSTQRIARALDLKHDETRDLEAGIILKFRANNRFQAIAKAVLLGIVQA; this is translated from the coding sequence ATGCCAGACGGTTCCAAACGCCTGTTTGCCACCGCCGGTATCGCTTCGGAGGCCCGATCGAAATATCGGTTCCTGCCTTCAGCCGCGCTACCGCCGGATCTACCTGATGGTCCGGTGCCCATTGCCGACATGGCAAACGCATTCGGCGTCACACACAGGACACTGCATTTCTATGAAGAGAAAGGGTTAATTTCAGCCAACCGCATCGGCCTGATGCGGGTCTACGGCCAGGACGATGTGATGCGCATGGCCGTGATCACGGTCTGCCGCGATACAGGTATGCCGATCGCCGTCATCCAGGAACTGATGGGCGAACTCCGCAACGCCGATTCGCAGGAAGCGGCCGAGGCAATGTTCCGCGAGGCCCTTGAGGTGCGCAAGCGCGAACTGACGGCGGAGATGTCGACGCTGCACCGCCAGCTCCAGCAGGTCGGCGACCTCCTGGACTACGACGGCAGCATCGAGGAGGCGCCGTTAAACGACAATCAGGACAGTGCAAGCCTGACCCCGCAGGAGCGGCGTTGCCTGGAACTGATGGCGGAGGGTTATTCCACCCAGCGCATCGCCCGGGCGCTCGACCTGAAACATGACGAAACCCGTGACCTGGAGGCCGGAATCATCCTGAAATTCCGCGCCAACAACCGCTTCCAGGCCATCGCCAAGGCAGTTCTGCTCGGTATCGTGCAGGCTTAG
- a CDS encoding ATP-dependent DNA helicase, which produces MQFAPQQDEALKAVSKWLKEGRSPLFRLFGYAGTGKTTLAKHFAENVDGDVLFAAFTGKAAQVLRSRGASNARTIHSLIYRPRGEEAVEDEETGKTSIAPMFSINRQSPVAKAALIIVDECSMVDEALGKDLMSFGTPILVLGDPGQLPPVTGGGYFTNQDPDYLLTDIHRQARDNPIIKLAMQVREGNEVMYGDYGTAKVISKNEVTQQLVLDADQVLVGTNRTRRRYNQRLRELKGFNADYPQTGDKLVCLRNDPAKGLLNGSLWQVMTSSKETTKPGINLLVRPEDDDMDRGAAKIKLLKQAFEDVEGEIPWNTRKRYDEFDFGYALTVHKAQGSQWNDVVLFDESWAFRDTRERWLYTAITRAAETLTIVR; this is translated from the coding sequence ATGCAATTTGCGCCGCAACAAGATGAAGCCCTGAAGGCTGTTTCGAAATGGCTGAAGGAAGGGCGCTCGCCGCTCTTTCGCCTGTTCGGCTATGCCGGAACGGGAAAGACGACGCTTGCCAAGCATTTTGCCGAAAATGTCGATGGCGACGTGTTGTTTGCCGCCTTCACCGGCAAGGCGGCGCAGGTGCTGCGCTCGCGCGGCGCCTCCAACGCCCGGACGATCCATTCGCTGATCTACCGGCCGCGCGGCGAGGAGGCGGTGGAAGACGAGGAAACAGGCAAGACCTCGATCGCGCCGATGTTTTCGATCAACCGGCAAAGCCCGGTCGCGAAGGCAGCGCTGATCATCGTCGACGAATGCTCGATGGTGGACGAGGCGCTTGGCAAGGATCTGATGAGCTTCGGCACGCCGATCCTGGTGCTCGGCGATCCCGGCCAGCTGCCGCCGGTGACCGGCGGCGGCTACTTCACCAATCAGGATCCGGACTACCTTCTCACCGATATCCACCGGCAGGCGCGCGACAATCCGATCATCAAGCTCGCCATGCAGGTGCGCGAAGGCAATGAGGTGATGTACGGCGATTACGGCACGGCCAAGGTGATCTCGAAGAACGAGGTGACGCAGCAGTTGGTGCTTGATGCCGACCAGGTGCTCGTCGGTACCAACCGCACGCGGCGGCGCTACAATCAGCGCCTGCGCGAGCTGAAGGGCTTCAACGCCGATTATCCGCAGACTGGCGACAAGCTCGTCTGCCTGCGAAACGATCCGGCCAAGGGCCTGCTCAACGGCTCGCTCTGGCAGGTGATGACCTCGTCCAAGGAAACGACGAAGCCCGGCATCAATCTGCTCGTCCGGCCTGAGGATGACGACATGGACCGGGGAGCGGCCAAGATCAAACTGCTGAAGCAGGCCTTCGAGGATGTCGAGGGCGAGATCCCCTGGAACACCCGCAAACGCTACGACGAATTCGACTTTGGCTACGCGCTGACCGTTCACAAGGCGCAGGGTTCGCAATGGAACGATGTCGTGCTCTTCGACGAGAGCTGGGCGTTTCGCGATACCCGGGAACGCTGGCTCTATACAGCAATCACGCGCGCGGCGGAGACGCTGACGATCGTCCGCTAA
- a CDS encoding LysR family transcriptional regulator has product MDIVSALRTFQRVVETGSFSAAAHDLDVTQPAVSRQVAALEGHFNTRLLHRTTSGLSLTAEGERMLPMALRILEAVEELGDAAGSDGTMASGKVRLSVPAPLGLYLSERLGDLLAAHPKLSVELIFREQGSDMIEERLDLEVRLGHVADSSLVCRRIGWTTAFLVASPAYLARRAAPRAPKEIKDHECLCYNRAGEANTWSFSNGSEDISVRISPRLTACNAVSIHRAALAGAGLAVLSHIIAMPDIAAGQLVPVMKDFQPSRLPVTVVYPSRRNMPLRVKTVLDFLIEAMGQDPSMCASGADRQWN; this is encoded by the coding sequence GTGGATATCGTTTCGGCATTGCGGACCTTTCAGCGCGTCGTGGAGACGGGTTCGTTTTCGGCGGCGGCGCACGATCTCGACGTGACGCAGCCGGCGGTCTCACGACAGGTCGCAGCCCTCGAGGGCCACTTCAACACGCGCCTCCTGCATCGCACGACGAGCGGCCTGTCGCTGACGGCAGAGGGGGAGCGGATGCTGCCGATGGCGCTGCGGATTCTCGAAGCGGTTGAGGAGCTCGGCGATGCGGCCGGATCGGACGGAACCATGGCCTCGGGAAAGGTCAGGCTCAGCGTTCCAGCACCACTCGGCCTCTATCTCAGCGAGCGGCTCGGCGATCTTCTCGCCGCCCATCCGAAGCTCTCGGTCGAACTCATCTTCAGGGAGCAGGGGTCGGATATGATCGAGGAGCGCCTGGATCTCGAAGTGCGCTTGGGCCACGTCGCCGACAGCAGCCTCGTCTGCCGGCGGATCGGTTGGACGACCGCCTTCCTCGTTGCATCTCCCGCCTATCTCGCACGTAGGGCGGCTCCCCGCGCACCGAAGGAGATCAAGGACCATGAATGCCTGTGCTACAACAGGGCAGGGGAGGCCAATACCTGGTCCTTCTCGAACGGTTCGGAAGACATATCGGTCCGGATCTCACCGCGGCTGACCGCCTGCAATGCCGTCTCCATTCACCGGGCAGCCCTTGCTGGAGCGGGTCTTGCGGTGCTTTCGCACATCATCGCGATGCCTGATATCGCCGCCGGCCAGTTGGTCCCCGTAATGAAGGATTTCCAGCCCAGCCGGCTGCCGGTTACCGTTGTCTATCCCTCGCGGCGCAACATGCCGCTGCGCGTCAAGACGGTTCTGGATTTTCTCATCGAGGCTATGGGGCAGGACCCGTCGATGTGCGCCAGCGGCGCGGACCGGCAGTGGAACTGA
- a CDS encoding carboxymuconolactone decarboxylase family protein — MTQRLNYAQQSPELFKKFMEFSMALKSSVIDEKLQALVETRASQINGCGFCLDMHVKQAKIHGETELRLYHVAIWRESNLFIPRERAALAWTEALTRLPEGGVPDEIYERVRGQLSEKEISDLTFVVMAINAWNRVNVGFKTVPGTADKAYGLDKAGLN, encoded by the coding sequence ATGACCCAGCGACTGAACTACGCCCAGCAGTCCCCCGAGCTTTTCAAGAAATTCATGGAATTCAGCATGGCGCTGAAGAGCAGCGTGATCGACGAGAAGCTACAGGCCCTCGTCGAGACTCGCGCCTCGCAGATCAATGGATGCGGCTTTTGCCTCGATATGCATGTAAAGCAGGCCAAGATCCATGGCGAGACGGAACTGCGGCTCTACCACGTGGCCATTTGGCGGGAATCGAACCTGTTCATCCCCCGCGAGCGCGCAGCCCTTGCCTGGACCGAAGCGCTGACGAGGCTTCCCGAGGGCGGCGTTCCAGACGAGATTTACGAACGGGTGCGCGGCCAGCTATCCGAGAAGGAAATCTCGGACCTGACTTTCGTCGTCATGGCGATCAATGCCTGGAACCGCGTCAATGTCGGCTTCAAGACCGTGCCCGGTACGGCCGACAAGGCCTACGGCCTCGATAAGGCCGGCCTGAACTAA
- a CDS encoding SDR family oxidoreductase, whose protein sequence is MKIVVIGGTGLIGSKTVERLRKRGHDVIAASPNSGVNTITGEGLAEALFGAEVVLDLANSPSFEDKAVLEFFETSGRNLLAAEKFAGVRHHIALSVVGTERLQESGYFRGKLAQEKLIKASGIPYTIVHSTQFMEFLGGIAQSGTVGQTVRLSPAYVQPIVSDDVADVMADMALAPPANATIEISGPERARLSELVGRYLKAMKDPRTVEADAEAKYFGARLNDRSLVSDNNSRLGAITFEQWFAKSAQPK, encoded by the coding sequence ATGAAAATCGTTGTCATCGGCGGAACCGGCCTTATCGGTTCGAAGACTGTCGAACGCCTGCGCAAACGCGGCCATGACGTGATTGCCGCATCGCCGAACTCCGGCGTCAACACAATCACCGGAGAAGGACTGGCAGAGGCGCTCTTCGGCGCCGAAGTCGTGCTCGACCTCGCCAATTCGCCGTCCTTCGAGGACAAGGCCGTCCTCGAATTCTTCGAGACCTCGGGTCGCAACCTTCTCGCTGCCGAGAAATTCGCCGGCGTCAGGCACCATATCGCCCTTTCCGTGGTCGGCACGGAGCGTCTGCAGGAAAGCGGCTATTTCCGCGGCAAACTCGCTCAGGAAAAGCTGATCAAGGCATCGGGTATTCCCTATACCATTGTGCATTCGACGCAGTTCATGGAATTCCTCGGCGGCATCGCCCAATCGGGGACGGTCGGCCAGACGGTCCGCCTGTCGCCGGCCTATGTGCAGCCGATCGTTTCCGACGACGTCGCCGATGTCATGGCGGATATGGCTCTCGCACCGCCCGCCAACGCGACGATCGAGATATCAGGTCCGGAACGGGCGCGCCTCAGCGAACTCGTCGGCCGATATTTGAAGGCCATGAAAGATCCGCGCACCGTCGAGGCCGATGCCGAGGCGAAATATTTCGGCGCGAGACTCAACGACCGGTCGCTCGTTTCCGACAACAACTCGCGGCTCGGCGCGATCACCTTCGAGCAGTGGTTTGCCAAGTCCGCCCAGCCGAAGTGA
- a CDS encoding cupin domain-containing protein has translation MIKTSFLAGALALLAATGASADESSKAAKVTLVYENELPNVPGKSIKGVLVEYGPGGFSDGHTHPDTAFIYATVLEGAIRSQVNDGPVKVYHAGESFSEMPGDRHGVSANGSKTKPARLLAVFVVDTKQKELTYPLKK, from the coding sequence ATGATCAAAACATCATTCCTCGCCGGTGCGCTCGCCCTTCTGGCAGCCACGGGCGCCAGCGCCGATGAGAGCAGCAAAGCTGCCAAGGTGACGCTCGTCTATGAAAACGAACTTCCGAACGTACCGGGCAAGAGCATCAAGGGCGTGCTGGTCGAGTACGGCCCAGGCGGTTTCTCCGACGGCCACACACATCCCGATACGGCCTTCATCTACGCCACCGTGCTCGAAGGAGCGATCCGCAGCCAGGTCAATGACGGCCCCGTCAAGGTCTATCATGCCGGAGAGAGCTTCTCCGAAATGCCGGGCGACCGCCATGGAGTCAGCGCCAACGGTAGCAAGACGAAGCCCGCCCGCCTGCTCGCCGTCTTCGTCGTCGATACCAAGCAGAAAGAGCTGACCTATCCGCTCAAGAAGTGA
- a CDS encoding mechanosensitive ion channel family protein, with the protein MIDDVLFGKPLISLITVGFAGIIIWHLLSRQRPTTRLVVQILFFAAMTLILVGSGIEPHRFQGYESEDPQALLVIVAKTLWWIHLAWAVIGFIRLYLVLEGSPREARLLQDLVIGVVYIGMALSVMAFVFGVPIGTLVATSGVVAIILGLALQNTLADVFSGIALTLGRPYIIGDWILLSDGTEGRVVESNWRATHILTSANNVVVLPNNFLAKLGLTNVSRPDESHLLVLTIRIAPTRMPASVRQVMATALASCNSIVREPPPVVALKGLDATALEVELWFRVTSPSRRVTARNEVLDLVYRHCKSGGLLLAVPAAASILTGDLPTEESTRPPRVTPLELIEAIPIFATLTSDEKQKLAETTAVREFRKGDVIVREGEMLPSLMMVRAGIIAARHGDEERGRLAPGDVFGETGLLAGMQEVCTLEALTPVTTYEIDQKAFAPLLSERPALAEEIAEDLASRAERFRDIAALPPEHARNAHAILKTIRTIFRA; encoded by the coding sequence ATGATTGACGACGTGCTCTTCGGCAAGCCTCTGATATCCCTCATTACAGTTGGATTCGCCGGGATCATCATCTGGCATCTTCTCTCCCGCCAACGGCCGACGACGCGACTGGTGGTGCAAATCCTCTTCTTTGCGGCGATGACGTTGATCCTTGTCGGCAGCGGCATCGAACCCCACCGGTTTCAAGGATATGAGTCCGAGGACCCGCAGGCCCTGCTCGTCATCGTCGCAAAAACGCTCTGGTGGATCCATCTGGCATGGGCCGTCATCGGTTTCATCAGGCTGTATCTGGTACTGGAGGGTAGTCCGCGAGAAGCCCGACTGCTCCAGGATCTCGTCATCGGGGTCGTCTATATCGGCATGGCCCTGTCGGTTATGGCCTTCGTCTTCGGTGTGCCGATCGGCACCCTCGTCGCGACCTCGGGCGTGGTCGCCATCATTCTCGGTTTGGCGCTCCAGAATACGCTGGCCGACGTCTTCTCCGGCATCGCGCTGACACTCGGCCGGCCATACATCATCGGCGACTGGATCCTTCTCAGCGACGGCACGGAGGGGCGCGTCGTCGAAAGCAACTGGCGCGCGACACACATCCTGACTAGCGCAAACAATGTCGTCGTTCTGCCGAACAATTTTCTGGCAAAGCTCGGCCTGACGAATGTAAGCCGGCCGGACGAGAGCCATCTCCTGGTCCTCACCATCCGCATCGCCCCGACGCGGATGCCGGCATCGGTCCGGCAAGTCATGGCAACGGCGCTTGCGAGCTGCAATTCGATCGTGCGCGAGCCGCCGCCGGTCGTGGCACTGAAGGGGCTGGATGCCACGGCGCTGGAGGTCGAGCTGTGGTTCCGGGTGACGAGCCCGAGCCGGCGTGTGACGGCGCGAAACGAGGTGCTCGATCTCGTCTATCGTCACTGCAAATCAGGCGGCCTGCTTTTGGCTGTTCCGGCGGCGGCCTCGATCCTGACGGGCGATCTGCCGACCGAAGAAAGCACACGGCCGCCCCGTGTGACGCCGCTCGAACTGATCGAGGCCATTCCGATCTTTGCGACGCTGACATCGGATGAAAAGCAGAAACTCGCCGAGACCACGGCCGTGCGGGAGTTCCGCAAGGGCGATGTCATCGTGCGGGAGGGCGAGATGCTCCCGTCGCTGATGATGGTGCGGGCAGGTATCATCGCGGCGCGGCACGGAGATGAGGAGCGCGGGCGGCTTGCGCCGGGTGATGTCTTTGGAGAGACCGGCCTGCTCGCAGGCATGCAGGAAGTCTGCACCCTGGAGGCTCTTACCCCGGTGACAACCTATGAAATCGATCAGAAGGCCTTCGCGCCGCTGCTGAGTGAACGTCCCGCGCTGGCGGAAGAAATCGCCGAAGACCTCGCCAGCCGCGCCGAGCGCTTTCGCGACATCGCCGCCCTGCCGCCGGAACACGCCCGTAACGCGCACGCCATTCTGAAAACCATCCGGACCATCTTCAGGGCATAG
- a CDS encoding RrF2 family transcriptional regulator: protein MILKSQVEWALHCCAILAGLPEGRYLSTKALAELHGLPKEYLSKALQSLSQASLVETTLGPSGGYRLAKTPSDINFLEIVEAVEGKARSFTCTNIRANNPCRPEGYCDSKPCAVARIMWEADEAWRDTLRRVRLSDLVGTLSEEVPSDIWQSTFAWVLKRAG, encoded by the coding sequence ATGATCCTGAAAAGCCAAGTCGAGTGGGCGCTTCACTGCTGTGCCATTCTCGCGGGCCTGCCAGAGGGCAGGTATCTTTCCACCAAGGCGCTCGCGGAGCTTCATGGTCTGCCGAAGGAATATCTATCCAAAGCACTGCAGAGCCTTTCGCAGGCATCGCTGGTCGAGACCACACTCGGTCCGAGTGGCGGCTACAGGCTTGCCAAGACCCCCTCGGACATCAATTTTCTCGAGATCGTGGAGGCGGTCGAGGGGAAGGCCCGCAGCTTTACCTGTACGAACATCCGGGCGAACAATCCCTGCCGACCGGAAGGATATTGCGACAGCAAGCCATGCGCGGTCGCGCGCATCATGTGGGAGGCCGACGAGGCCTGGCGGGATACGCTGAGGCGCGTCCGGCTTTCCGATCTGGTCGGCACCTTGTCCGAGGAAGTGCCGTCCGACATTTGGCAGAGCACCTTCGCATGGGTGCTTAAGCGCGCCGGCTGA